Proteins encoded by one window of Pseudomonas sp. PSKL.D1:
- a CDS encoding DNA topoisomerase III, with protein MRLFLCEKPSQAKDIAKVLGATRKGDGCWQGTDVCVTWCIGHLLETAPPDSYDARYKRWNLADLPIIPDKWKMLVKPKTASQFKAVKRLLGEARELVIATDADREGEMIARELVEHCRYRGPIQRLWLSALDDASIRKALARLLPGQQTFTLYHSALGRSRADWLIGMNMSRLFTLLGRQSGYQGVLPVGRVQTPTLRLVVDRDRSIADFVPVPFWAIDVQLEHAGQAFNAQWRAPEDTCDDQGRCLNQALARQAAADMGNAGTAQVLKVATERVREAAPLPFDLGTLQELCSKKFGLGAQETLDIAQALYETHKLITYPRSDCGYLPQSQHGEAPAILAALQRADASLAPLQPYLEPQRRSRAWNDAKVSAHHGIIPTAAASDPARLPAKHKAVYTLIRARYLAQFLPNHEYDRTQAEFDCAGHALRAVGKQIVEPGWRRALPEALTPAKGREAPPAQVLPSLHEGQHCMVKGLQLKDLWTQPPKPFTEGDLIKAMKNVAKLVDDPRLKQKLKETTGIGTEATRASIIQGLLDRGYLVKNGKALSATPAAFSLIDAVPRAIADPGTTAIWEQALDMVQSGEMSLEEFVARQSAWMGKLVERCSGMRLAISGPAVGKAAPWKKKRRSTEKGKAAPKKPRQPRRKASS; from the coding sequence ATGCGCCTGTTCCTCTGCGAAAAACCTTCCCAGGCCAAAGACATCGCCAAGGTACTAGGCGCCACCCGCAAGGGCGACGGCTGCTGGCAAGGCACAGACGTATGCGTGACCTGGTGCATCGGCCACCTGCTCGAAACCGCCCCGCCCGACAGCTACGACGCGCGCTACAAACGCTGGAACCTCGCCGACCTGCCGATCATCCCCGATAAATGGAAGATGCTGGTCAAACCCAAGACCGCCAGCCAGTTCAAGGCCGTCAAACGCTTGCTTGGCGAGGCACGGGAGCTGGTGATCGCCACCGACGCCGACCGCGAAGGCGAGATGATCGCCCGCGAACTGGTCGAGCATTGCCGCTACCGCGGGCCGATCCAGCGCTTGTGGTTGTCGGCGCTGGACGACGCTTCAATCCGCAAGGCCCTGGCACGCCTGCTGCCCGGCCAGCAGACATTCACCCTGTATCACTCGGCGCTGGGCCGGTCACGGGCCGATTGGCTGATCGGCATGAACATGAGCCGGCTGTTCACCCTGCTGGGCCGCCAGTCTGGCTACCAAGGCGTGCTGCCAGTGGGCCGCGTGCAAACCCCGACCTTGCGCCTGGTGGTGGACCGCGACCGCAGCATTGCCGATTTCGTGCCGGTACCGTTCTGGGCCATTGACGTACAGCTTGAGCACGCAGGCCAGGCCTTCAATGCCCAATGGCGCGCACCGGAAGACACCTGCGACGACCAAGGCCGTTGCCTGAATCAAGCCCTGGCGCGGCAGGCCGCTGCCGACATGGGCAATGCGGGCACCGCGCAAGTGCTGAAAGTGGCCACCGAACGCGTGCGCGAAGCAGCGCCCCTGCCCTTCGACCTCGGTACCCTGCAGGAACTGTGCTCGAAAAAATTCGGCCTCGGTGCCCAGGAAACCCTCGACATTGCCCAGGCGCTGTACGAAACCCACAAACTGATCACCTACCCACGCAGTGACTGCGGCTACCTGCCGCAAAGCCAGCACGGCGAAGCACCTGCCATCCTCGCGGCCCTGCAACGCGCCGATGCCAGCCTGGCGCCTCTGCAACCCTACCTTGAACCGCAACGCCGCTCGCGCGCCTGGAACGATGCCAAAGTCAGCGCCCACCACGGCATCATCCCTACCGCCGCCGCCAGCGACCCTGCGCGGCTGCCGGCCAAGCACAAGGCCGTGTACACGCTGATCCGCGCGCGCTACCTGGCGCAGTTCCTGCCCAACCACGAATACGACCGCACCCAGGCCGAGTTCGACTGCGCCGGGCATGCCTTGCGCGCCGTCGGCAAGCAGATCGTCGAACCCGGCTGGCGCCGTGCCCTGCCCGAGGCCCTGACGCCTGCCAAAGGCCGCGAAGCGCCACCGGCACAGGTGTTGCCCTCATTGCACGAGGGCCAGCATTGCATGGTAAAGGGCCTGCAGTTGAAAGACCTGTGGACCCAACCGCCCAAACCGTTCACCGAAGGCGACTTGATCAAGGCAATGAAGAACGTCGCCAAACTGGTGGATGACCCACGCCTCAAACAGAAGCTCAAGGAAACCACCGGCATTGGCACCGAGGCCACCCGCGCCAGCATCATTCAGGGCTTGCTGGACCGCGGGTATCTGGTGAAAAACGGCAAGGCGCTGTCAGCCACTCCCGCCGCCTTCAGCCTGATCGATGCTGTGCCCCGCGCCATCGCCGACCCAGGCACCACGGCGATCTGGGAGCAGGCGCTGGACATGGTGCAGAGCGGGGAAATGAGCCTGGAGGAGTTCGTTGCCCGGCAGTCGGCGTGGATGGGCAAGCTGGTGGAGCGTTGCAGTGGCATGCGCCTGGCTATCAGTGGGCCTGCGGTGGGCAAGGCGGCGCCTTGGAAGAAGAAGCGGCGTAGTACCGAAAAGGGCAAGGCAGCCCCCAAAAAACCGAGGCAGCCACGGCGTAAAGCTTCAAGTTGA
- a CDS encoding GNAT family N-acetyltransferase → MNKIRVRLADWHKDNADIHRIRTAVFVAEQHIPPELEFDSEDQGAVHFLALEGDYPIGTARLLADGTIGRISVLKDWRGLKVGDALMQAVIAEAQNRDLKQQMLSAQVHATPFYERLGFRVVSEEFLEAGIPHVEMVRDSRA, encoded by the coding sequence ATGAATAAGATCCGCGTTCGCCTGGCCGACTGGCACAAAGACAACGCCGATATCCACCGCATCCGCACCGCCGTGTTCGTGGCCGAGCAGCATATTCCGCCTGAGCTTGAGTTTGACTCCGAAGACCAGGGCGCCGTGCATTTTTTGGCCCTTGAAGGTGATTACCCCATCGGTACCGCCCGCCTGCTGGCCGATGGCACCATTGGCCGTATCTCGGTGCTCAAGGACTGGCGCGGGCTGAAAGTGGGCGACGCGCTGATGCAGGCGGTAATTGCCGAAGCGCAGAACCGCGACCTGAAGCAGCAAATGCTCAGCGCCCAGGTGCACGCCACGCCGTTCTATGAGCGGCTGGGCTTCCGGGTGGTCAGCGAGGAATTCCTCGAAGCCGGCATTCCGCACGTGGAGATGGTGCGCGACTCGCGCGCCTGA